In one Massilia endophytica genomic region, the following are encoded:
- a CDS encoding ArsR/SmtB family transcription factor, which produces MQASALKACGLLKVLGNPDRLMLLCQLTQGEYCVSELETLLRIQQPTLSQQLGVLREEQLVNTRREGKQIYYSMASKEALAVMNVLYGLYCQPEGGAQ; this is translated from the coding sequence ATGCAAGCCTCTGCGCTGAAGGCCTGTGGGCTGCTGAAAGTACTGGGCAACCCTGACCGGCTGATGCTGCTATGCCAGCTCACCCAGGGCGAGTACTGCGTCAGCGAGCTGGAAACCCTGCTTCGGATCCAGCAGCCCACCCTCTCCCAGCAGCTCGGCGTGCTGCGCGAAGAGCAGCTGGTCAACACCCGCCGCGAAGGCAAGCAGATCTACTACTCGATGGCGAGCAAGGAAGCGCTGGCGGTCATGAACGTGCTCTATGGTCTCTACTGCCAACCGGAAGGAGGCGCCCAATGA
- a CDS encoding YeeE/YedE family protein codes for MIIDWAAFTPWKSLIGGLLIGLGAAVFVLFNGRVAGISGIVGGLLRPARGGMAWRIAFLAGLVAAPLAYGLAGALPPVRIDADGGTLIAAGLLVGFGSRYGSGCTSGHGVCGIARLSPRSMAATAAFMLSGFGTVYVLRHMM; via the coding sequence ATGATCATCGACTGGGCGGCGTTCACTCCCTGGAAGTCGCTGATCGGCGGGCTTCTGATCGGGCTTGGCGCTGCGGTGTTCGTGCTGTTCAACGGACGGGTGGCAGGAATCAGCGGCATCGTGGGCGGCCTGCTGCGTCCTGCCCGCGGCGGCATGGCCTGGCGCATCGCCTTCCTCGCTGGCCTGGTTGCCGCGCCGCTTGCTTACGGTCTCGCAGGCGCACTTCCGCCTGTTCGCATCGATGCGGATGGAGGAACGCTGATTGCTGCCGGGCTGCTGGTGGGCTTCGGCAGCCGCTACGGGTCGGGATGCACGAGCGGCCATGGCGTATGCGGCATCGCGCGGCTTTCTCCGCGGTCCATGGCAGCTACCGCGGCATTCATGCTGTCCGGCTTCGGCACCGTGTACGTCTTGCGGCACATGATGTGA
- a CDS encoding YeeE/YedE family protein: MQILMALLSGLLFGVGLIVSGMTDPAKVIGFLDIGGRWDPSLAFVMLGAIAAGFIGFRLARQREQSLLGEEMHLPTARRIDRRLILGAIVFGAGWGLAGFCPGPALASLLSAGIKPAIFTAAMLGGMAVFELIERLPQARR, from the coding sequence ATGCAAATACTCATGGCACTTCTATCCGGCCTGCTGTTCGGCGTGGGCTTGATCGTTTCGGGCATGACCGACCCGGCAAAGGTGATCGGCTTCCTCGATATTGGCGGGCGATGGGATCCATCCCTCGCCTTTGTCATGCTGGGGGCGATTGCGGCGGGCTTCATCGGCTTCCGCCTTGCCCGCCAGCGCGAACAATCCCTGCTCGGCGAAGAGATGCATCTTCCCACGGCACGGCGCATCGACCGCAGGCTGATACTCGGGGCGATCGTGTTCGGCGCCGGCTGGGGCCTGGCCGGCTTCTGCCCCGGTCCTGCCCTCGCCTCCCTGCTCTCCGCAGGCATCAAGCCTGCCATCTTTACAGCGGCAATGCTGGGTGGGATGGCGGTGTTCGAGCTTATCGAACGGCTTCCTCAAGCGCGCCGCTGA
- a CDS encoding hemerythrin domain-containing protein: MDHEIALFAEVHDILLVQVRDLLGMQGERFNAGMAQLVEDLAEDFRLEEELMTALDYRGRDRHVAEHTELLGSLRSLAPSEARAALTWLPIWFQQHLANEDTELAHALQAKGGRRHPEDAARPVSGALEEAVR; this comes from the coding sequence ATGGACCACGAGATAGCGCTGTTCGCCGAAGTGCACGACATTTTGCTGGTGCAGGTGAGGGACCTTCTGGGCATGCAGGGAGAACGTTTCAATGCAGGCATGGCACAACTGGTCGAGGACCTGGCGGAGGACTTCCGCCTGGAGGAAGAGCTGATGACGGCGCTGGACTACCGTGGCCGCGACAGGCACGTTGCCGAGCACACGGAACTGCTGGGGAGCCTGCGCTCGCTGGCCCCGTCCGAGGCCCGCGCGGCGCTCACCTGGTTGCCGATCTGGTTCCAGCAGCACCTGGCGAATGAGGATACGGAGCTTGCCCATGCGCTGCAGGCCAAGGGCGGCAGACGGCACCCCGAGGATGCCGCGCGCCCAGTCAGCGGCGCGCTTGAGGAAGCCGTTCGATAA
- a CDS encoding putative zinc-binding protein, translated as MSHRDAALPLVYSCSGCSSAAQTANAAALELDSRGSAEMSCIAGVGGGVAPLVRLAQSGRSIIAIDGCALACVRHCLAQHGVEPTHHVLLPQLGVKKRYHTRHDPQQAAEVVRAVEALLATEAGLPQASEK; from the coding sequence ATGAGTCATCGCGATGCGGCGCTGCCGCTGGTGTATTCCTGTTCCGGCTGTTCGAGCGCGGCGCAGACGGCCAATGCTGCCGCATTGGAGCTGGATAGCCGGGGCAGTGCGGAGATGTCCTGTATTGCCGGTGTAGGCGGTGGCGTCGCGCCACTGGTGCGGCTGGCGCAGTCGGGCCGCAGCATTATCGCCATCGACGGCTGTGCCCTGGCCTGCGTGCGCCACTGTCTGGCGCAGCACGGCGTGGAACCAACGCATCATGTGCTGCTCCCCCAGCTGGGCGTGAAGAAGCGCTATCACACGCGGCATGATCCGCAGCAGGCGGCGGAAGTGGTGCGCGCGGTTGAGGCGTTGCTGGCAACTGAAGCCGGCTTGCCACAGGCGTCCGAAAAATAG
- a CDS encoding restriction endonuclease → MIQTSRGPLAVILMQSLTAGSLSERFVFTYARRCGWWIAEDRAVLPATRWQYWAVTLASMSALEEFSLSDIDLPLQEVRRYLMRKFERRAAMHPRLFELIVADVFRDLDYRSAATAYSNDGGIDVILEAGHGQRIGVQVKRQKRTIEVEQIRAFLGALTLGGFARGVFVSSSRFSRGAVRAAEQSTSRIMPIQLIDANRFFDVLGYAQLQHAPTPDNCGISQSVPLIFQPHSHYHLNTL, encoded by the coding sequence ATGATCCAGACTTCCCGGGGCCCCCTCGCGGTGATCCTCATGCAATCCTTGACGGCAGGATCATTGAGCGAAAGGTTTGTCTTCACATATGCCCGGCGATGCGGGTGGTGGATTGCCGAGGACAGAGCGGTATTGCCCGCCACGCGGTGGCAGTATTGGGCTGTGACGCTTGCATCGATGTCGGCACTGGAGGAGTTCTCACTGAGTGATATCGATCTTCCGCTGCAGGAAGTGAGGCGATACCTGATGCGCAAGTTCGAACGCAGAGCTGCGATGCATCCTCGGCTCTTCGAGCTGATAGTTGCCGACGTCTTCCGAGATCTGGACTATAGGTCGGCCGCAACCGCCTACTCAAACGACGGAGGTATCGACGTTATTCTGGAAGCGGGCCACGGCCAGCGAATAGGCGTCCAGGTGAAACGGCAAAAGAGGACGATAGAAGTCGAGCAGATCAGAGCGTTTCTGGGAGCGCTCACCCTTGGTGGATTCGCCCGGGGTGTGTTTGTTTCCTCTTCCCGCTTCAGTAGAGGCGCCGTGCGCGCTGCGGAGCAAAGTACAAGCCGCATAATGCCCATCCAGCTCATCGATGCAAATCGATTCTTCGACGTGCTCGGTTATGCACAGTTGCAGCACGCACCAACGCCGGACAATTGTGGGATTTCCCAAAGTGTGCCGTTGATATTTCAGCCGCACAGCCACTACCACCTGAATACCTTGTAG
- a CDS encoding HepT-like ribonuclease domain-containing protein has protein sequence MSKGKQRLVDYLMHMLQAIERINRYTELLDEVSFLQNELVQDAVLRNFEILGEASNNIQRHFPEFAARHPELPLTSASQMRNALAHGYFKVDLEIVWKTVHADLPQLFEQLRSSLVKGI, from the coding sequence ATGAGCAAGGGCAAACAGCGTCTGGTCGACTACTTGATGCATATGTTGCAAGCAATCGAACGCATCAACCGGTACACCGAGCTGTTGGACGAGGTCTCATTTCTACAGAACGAGCTGGTGCAAGATGCAGTTCTGCGTAACTTCGAAATCCTGGGGGAGGCCAGCAACAACATTCAAAGGCACTTTCCAGAATTCGCCGCGCGGCATCCGGAACTGCCGCTGACGTCCGCCAGCCAAATGCGTAACGCTCTCGCACACGGCTACTTCAAAGTCGACTTGGAGATCGTGTGGAAAACCGTTCATGCCGATCTCCCTCAACTTTTCGAGCAGCTCCGGAGTAGTCTAGTGAAGGGTATCTGA
- a CDS encoding nucleotidyltransferase family protein, protein MKPSVAFQRHRVAIRRIVANHRADNARVFGSVVQGLDTEDSDLDLLIDPTPDTTLFDIGAIRHELCELLGVPVDVLTPRALPDRFRAEVLAEAIQV, encoded by the coding sequence ATGAAGCCATCTGTCGCATTTCAACGCCACCGTGTGGCTATCCGTCGGATTGTCGCGAATCACCGCGCCGACAATGCAAGAGTCTTTGGCTCAGTAGTTCAAGGGCTGGACACGGAAGACAGCGACCTGGATCTCCTCATTGATCCTACCCCAGATACCACCCTGTTCGATATCGGCGCCATTCGGCACGAGCTATGCGAATTGCTGGGGGTACCGGTTGATGTGCTGACTCCGAGGGCGCTACCCGACAGGTTCCGTGCGGAAGTGCTGGCCGAAGCTATCCAGGTATGA
- a CDS encoding protein tyrosine phosphatase family protein, whose translation MSFDTLSKLYFRSAVLVAIVLAVGILAANARADAPSIQAPNVVAISLSIVTSGQPTAEALAQLSEQGFKAVIYLAPPTVGDAIPNEREIVERQGMEFLNIPIPFGQPTDADFEQFAAAMKRFGGGKVLVHCQVNMRASTMTFLYRTVVLREAPEKAYEAVARVWSPKGPWKQLVVSQLRKAKIPFEPY comes from the coding sequence ATGTCATTCGATACCTTGAGCAAACTCTATTTCCGCAGCGCGGTCCTGGTTGCAATAGTACTAGCGGTAGGTATCCTTGCAGCGAACGCGCGTGCTGACGCGCCATCTATTCAAGCCCCCAATGTCGTCGCGATCTCGCTCAGCATCGTGACCTCCGGGCAGCCGACGGCGGAAGCGCTGGCGCAGTTGTCGGAACAGGGATTCAAGGCCGTCATCTATCTCGCTCCGCCAACCGTCGGCGACGCCATCCCGAACGAAAGGGAGATCGTTGAGCGGCAGGGAATGGAGTTCCTCAATATTCCCATCCCCTTCGGCCAGCCCACCGACGCGGACTTCGAGCAGTTTGCGGCGGCGATGAAGAGGTTCGGCGGCGGCAAGGTCCTCGTGCACTGCCAGGTCAACATGCGTGCGTCGACCATGACCTTCCTGTACCGCACGGTGGTGCTGCGCGAAGCGCCCGAGAAGGCATATGAGGCGGTTGCGCGCGTCTGGTCGCCAAAGGGGCCATGGAAGCAGCTCGTTGTGTCCCAGCTGCGCAAGGCGAAAATTCCCTTCGAGCCCTACTGA
- a CDS encoding LysR family transcriptional regulator, with the protein MDSHIDLRHLRYFLAVAEDLNFGRAAERLHISQPPLSRQIMQLEDQLGVQLFVRSKSGVALTEAGAAFLPEARKTLAQASKAIAVAKAAAGKGHEQFKLGYTTVFDRGLFRELPRKFSERFPGWRLQESGKHSVSLVRDLKNGVIDAALIGLHTRAEGLVVEPIREEPFVVALPEGHVLARKRRLSFRDLDGESVFWFERRLNPGFYDHCKRYFEEIGFEAKLIPEPPDHHILLAEVADGRGIALIPASLASVRRQGVVFRKMVEGTKLTMGIVLAYSSRNPSPIMQPFIELAKAALTAR; encoded by the coding sequence ATGGACAGCCACATCGATCTGCGACATCTGCGCTATTTCCTGGCGGTGGCCGAAGACCTGAACTTCGGCCGCGCCGCGGAGCGCCTGCACATTTCACAGCCGCCGCTGAGCCGCCAGATCATGCAGCTGGAGGACCAGCTGGGCGTGCAGCTTTTCGTGAGGAGCAAGAGCGGTGTTGCGCTGACAGAGGCAGGCGCCGCGTTCCTGCCGGAGGCCAGGAAGACCCTGGCCCAGGCCAGCAAGGCAATCGCGGTGGCAAAGGCGGCGGCCGGCAAAGGGCATGAGCAGTTCAAGCTGGGATACACCACGGTATTCGACCGCGGCCTGTTCCGTGAGCTGCCACGCAAGTTTTCGGAGCGCTTCCCCGGCTGGCGCCTGCAGGAATCGGGCAAGCACTCGGTCAGCCTGGTCCGGGACCTGAAGAACGGGGTCATCGACGCAGCATTGATCGGTTTGCACACAAGGGCGGAAGGCCTGGTCGTTGAGCCTATACGCGAGGAGCCTTTCGTCGTGGCGCTGCCGGAGGGCCACGTTCTGGCGAGGAAGCGCAGGCTGTCGTTCCGGGATCTTGATGGCGAGTCAGTGTTTTGGTTCGAGCGCCGCCTGAATCCCGGCTTCTACGACCACTGCAAGCGCTACTTCGAAGAGATCGGATTCGAAGCCAAACTGATTCCCGAACCGCCTGATCACCATATCCTTTTGGCGGAGGTGGCGGATGGCAGGGGCATTGCGCTCATTCCCGCGTCGCTGGCGTCCGTTCGGCGCCAGGGTGTCGTGTTCCGAAAGATGGTGGAAGGAACAAAGCTGACCATGGGCATAGTGCTGGCCTACAGCAGCCGCAATCCATCGCCGATCATGCAGCCGTTTATCGAGCTCGCAAAGGCCGCACTGACGGCCCGGTGA
- a CDS encoding carboxymuconolactone decarboxylase family protein: MNERYERGIGMLNQITGRSGESVVKALADYAPALACMVVEFPYGDVFSRPQLSLKQRELSTVAVLAAAGNARDQLKVHIHGAFNVGLTREEIMETIIHTAVFAGFPAAINGIFAMKEVEEERTEPTLRA, encoded by the coding sequence ATGAACGAGCGATATGAGCGCGGCATCGGAATGCTGAACCAGATCACCGGGCGCTCCGGCGAATCGGTAGTCAAGGCCCTTGCCGACTATGCGCCCGCGCTGGCCTGCATGGTTGTAGAGTTCCCATACGGCGATGTGTTCTCACGGCCGCAGCTCTCGCTGAAGCAGAGAGAGCTCTCCACCGTCGCCGTTCTCGCCGCCGCGGGCAACGCGCGGGACCAGCTGAAGGTGCATATTCACGGCGCATTCAACGTCGGCCTGACGCGCGAAGAGATCATGGAGACCATCATTCATACCGCCGTGTTTGCGGGCTTCCCGGCCGCCATCAATGGCATCTTCGCGATGAAGGAAGTGGAGGAAGAACGTACGGAACCCACACTCCGCGCTTAG
- a CDS encoding GNAT family N-acetyltransferase, whose protein sequence is MVELREFHAGDAEAVNGLAVRAFAQYQDRYTDWPVFRSRLEGMSALAGQAELIVAELHGVLAGAVGYIGPHKPKAAIFRPEWPIMRMLVVDPAARGHGIGRLLAQECIARARRDGANEIALHTSQIMNVALPMYLRMGFQWRSDVPDIHGVPYALYTLALR, encoded by the coding sequence ATGGTCGAATTGCGGGAGTTTCATGCTGGCGATGCCGAGGCGGTGAACGGGCTGGCCGTCCGCGCATTCGCTCAGTATCAGGACAGGTACACCGACTGGCCCGTGTTCCGCTCGCGGCTGGAGGGCATGTCGGCCCTTGCCGGGCAGGCCGAACTCATTGTCGCCGAGCTGCATGGCGTGCTGGCCGGCGCCGTGGGATATATCGGACCCCACAAGCCGAAGGCCGCCATCTTCCGGCCCGAATGGCCCATCATGCGCATGCTTGTGGTCGACCCGGCGGCGCGAGGCCATGGTATTGGCAGACTGCTTGCCCAGGAATGCATTGCACGGGCGCGGCGCGACGGCGCAAACGAGATCGCCTTGCACACCAGCCAGATCATGAACGTGGCGCTGCCGATGTACCTGCGCATGGGCTTCCAATGGCGCTCCGACGTACCGGATATCCACGGCGTACCCTACGCGCTCTACACCCTGGCGCTCCGCTAA
- a CDS encoding 2'-5' RNA ligase family protein, whose product MPQQDLFGGAPQPKPRTPQPSRKPAALEPYSWFFALRPGAADAMRIDVFSARLLSAHGVTGKRIAPERLHISLDAVDASMVEEACLAADSVRLPAIEVHLDAAMTFSGGAIVLAGAKGAQGMNGVRHLRTTLGCAMADRGFKLKSSYEPHMTLGYDTRNSIGPVAIEPVVFKVAELTLVKSHVGLTRHDVVRSWTLEG is encoded by the coding sequence ATGCCACAGCAGGACCTTTTCGGAGGCGCGCCCCAGCCCAAGCCCCGCACGCCCCAGCCTTCCCGCAAGCCTGCGGCCTTGGAGCCGTACAGCTGGTTCTTTGCCCTGCGTCCCGGCGCGGCTGACGCAATGCGTATCGATGTGTTCTCCGCGCGGCTGCTCTCGGCCCACGGAGTCACAGGCAAGCGGATCGCACCGGAGCGGCTGCATATCTCCCTCGATGCGGTCGACGCATCCATGGTGGAGGAGGCGTGCCTGGCCGCCGACAGCGTTCGCCTGCCAGCAATCGAAGTGCATCTTGACGCCGCGATGACATTTTCCGGCGGCGCCATTGTTCTCGCGGGCGCCAAAGGAGCGCAAGGTATGAACGGCGTGCGCCATCTGCGCACCACCTTGGGCTGCGCGATGGCGGATCGGGGCTTCAAATTGAAATCGAGCTACGAGCCGCACATGACGCTGGGCTACGACACACGCAACAGCATCGGCCCCGTCGCGATCGAGCCTGTGGTGTTCAAGGTCGCGGAACTCACGCTCGTCAAAAGCCACGTAGGGCTCACGCGCCACGACGTGGTACGCAGCTGGACGCTCGAGGGCTGA
- a CDS encoding M23 family metallopeptidase: MKHTIAWALALLSAAAIAGPVEVKVLPSQPLIEQGKHQQLLNIDFLINNGSAGKVTLSEVEVSVLGEQDKLLAQYRVGTNGMSVAVIPNREIEAGKSELVFNPLYAYPQELDLSTLRFTFHFAAGSETRYEAETIVKPQRFTPKAKLKLPVAGPVLVHDGHDFYGHHRRLPLLDPMAIALNFKRNFMRYSYDFVVTDDQGRMYKGDGSRNEDWYGWGAPVSAPAAGKVLRAVSHIPDNGNGKPPSFTREQFIADPSLMWGNHVEIDHGNGEISLLAHLKQGSVSVKAGDTVKAGAQVGQMGFSGDAFLVHLHYDLKNGPGFDADALPAPFSGFERLTGKQWLKIGQGHVDSGDIVRRRD, translated from the coding sequence ATGAAGCACACCATCGCATGGGCGCTCGCTCTGCTATCGGCTGCCGCCATCGCCGGTCCGGTCGAAGTGAAGGTCCTGCCTTCCCAGCCTCTTATCGAACAGGGCAAACATCAGCAGCTCCTGAACATCGACTTCCTCATCAACAACGGCAGCGCCGGAAAGGTCACCCTGAGCGAGGTGGAGGTTTCGGTGCTCGGAGAACAGGACAAGCTGCTGGCCCAGTACCGGGTAGGCACGAACGGCATGAGCGTGGCCGTCATCCCGAATCGGGAGATCGAGGCTGGCAAGAGCGAACTTGTTTTCAACCCACTGTATGCCTATCCACAGGAGCTCGACCTCTCCACGCTGCGCTTCACCTTTCACTTCGCTGCTGGCAGTGAAACCAGGTACGAAGCGGAGACCATCGTCAAGCCACAGCGATTCACGCCCAAGGCGAAACTGAAGCTGCCGGTTGCAGGACCTGTTCTGGTACACGACGGACACGACTTCTACGGCCACCACCGCCGCCTGCCGCTGCTGGACCCGATGGCCATTGCCCTCAACTTCAAGCGCAACTTCATGCGCTACAGCTATGACTTCGTCGTCACGGACGACCAGGGCCGCATGTACAAGGGAGACGGCAGCCGCAACGAAGACTGGTACGGCTGGGGAGCGCCGGTCTCCGCGCCCGCGGCGGGCAAGGTTCTGCGCGCCGTATCCCACATTCCGGACAACGGCAACGGAAAGCCGCCTTCCTTCACGCGCGAACAGTTCATTGCCGATCCCTCCCTCATGTGGGGCAATCACGTCGAGATCGACCATGGAAACGGCGAAATCAGCCTGCTGGCCCACCTTAAGCAGGGCAGCGTCAGTGTGAAGGCCGGCGACACGGTGAAGGCTGGCGCGCAGGTCGGACAAATGGGCTTTTCCGGCGATGCCTTCCTCGTGCACCTGCACTACGATCTTAAAAACGGACCAGGATTCGATGCGGACGCCCTGCCCGCGCCCTTCTCCGGCTTCGAGCGACTCACCGGCAAGCAGTGGTTGAAGATCGGCCAAGGGCATGTGGACAGCGGCGACATCGTGCGCCGACGCGATTGA
- a CDS encoding TetR/AcrR family transcriptional regulator, with translation MSDHTTTRDRIVAAADELFYQRGFENTSFADIAKEVELSRGNFYYHFKTKDEILAAVIARRKAGTQAMLDAWTASAPTAIERLRRFAEMLIQNRKSIQRYGCPVGTLCSELAKTGHPAQEDAGMIFGQFRSWLRAQFEGLGHRGEADALAMHLLSRSQGIATLAHTFHDEAFIHHEVNEIGRWLLSLQQPAGKSR, from the coding sequence ATGTCCGATCACACCACCACGCGGGACCGCATTGTCGCCGCCGCCGACGAACTGTTTTACCAGCGCGGCTTCGAGAACACTTCCTTCGCCGACATCGCGAAGGAAGTCGAGCTCTCGCGGGGGAATTTCTACTATCACTTCAAAACCAAGGACGAGATCCTGGCTGCCGTCATCGCGCGCCGCAAGGCGGGAACGCAGGCCATGCTCGATGCCTGGACAGCCAGCGCACCCACGGCCATCGAGCGGCTGCGCCGCTTCGCGGAGATGCTGATCCAGAACCGGAAGAGCATCCAGCGCTACGGCTGCCCGGTGGGAACCCTGTGCAGCGAACTGGCAAAGACCGGCCATCCCGCACAGGAAGACGCAGGAATGATCTTCGGCCAGTTCCGAAGCTGGCTGCGCGCGCAATTCGAGGGACTCGGCCACCGCGGCGAGGCGGATGCCCTCGCCATGCACCTGCTCTCGCGCAGCCAAGGTATCGCCACGCTGGCCCATACCTTCCACGACGAGGCCTTCATCCATCACGAAGTCAATGAAATCGGGCGCTGGCTGCTATCGCTGCAGCAGCCCGCTGGCAAATCCCGTTGA
- a CDS encoding YciI family protein produces MHIIFLRFGPNRAQASQWMAGHMQWIQQGLDDGSFLMAGSLDSSQGGLVLARGLDTEEIRRRVALDPFVIHGVVQAEVHRVTPSRLSTGMAALLEPQAVQ; encoded by the coding sequence ATGCATATCATCTTTCTGAGATTCGGTCCCAACCGCGCCCAGGCCAGCCAATGGATGGCCGGGCATATGCAGTGGATACAGCAAGGCCTGGACGACGGCAGCTTCCTGATGGCAGGTTCGCTGGACTCGTCGCAAGGCGGCCTTGTGCTGGCGCGGGGCCTGGATACGGAGGAGATTCGGCGCCGGGTCGCCCTCGACCCGTTCGTGATCCATGGCGTGGTGCAGGCGGAAGTGCACCGCGTCACACCTTCGCGCCTGTCCACCGGGATGGCCGCGCTGCTGGAACCGCAGGCCGTTCAATGA
- a CDS encoding DNA-3-methyladenine glycosylase I, whose amino-acid sequence MSAGATIPGSDGKPRCRWCAAAPEFEAYHDSEWGFPVKDDTRLFEKLCLESFQSGLSWRTILAKRENFRRAFHGFDFHRMARYGDKDLARLLQDEGIVRHRGKIEAVIHNAACAVRLQEEHGSLAAYFWQFEVAPASAAEPQTASVSPESVALSKDLKKRGWKFLGPTTVYAFMQAMGLVNDHAPGCVTASKVSQARKAFRISPSL is encoded by the coding sequence ATGAGCGCCGGCGCGACGATTCCCGGCAGCGACGGCAAGCCGCGCTGCCGCTGGTGCGCGGCGGCGCCGGAGTTCGAGGCCTACCACGACAGCGAATGGGGTTTTCCGGTCAAGGACGATACCCGGCTCTTCGAAAAGCTTTGCCTTGAAAGCTTCCAGTCGGGACTGAGCTGGCGCACGATACTGGCCAAGCGCGAAAACTTCCGCCGCGCATTCCACGGCTTCGACTTTCACCGCATGGCCAGGTACGGAGACAAGGACCTGGCCCGCCTGCTTCAGGATGAAGGCATCGTGCGCCATCGGGGCAAGATCGAGGCGGTCATCCACAATGCAGCATGCGCTGTGCGCCTTCAGGAGGAACATGGATCGCTGGCCGCCTATTTCTGGCAGTTCGAGGTCGCCCCTGCCAGCGCAGCGGAGCCGCAGACCGCGTCGGTTTCGCCCGAATCGGTCGCCCTTTCCAAGGATTTGAAGAAGCGCGGCTGGAAGTTCCTGGGCCCCACCACGGTCTACGCCTTCATGCAAGCCATGGGGCTGGTGAACGACCATGCACCGGGCTGCGTCACGGCTTCCAAGGTCTCACAAGCGCGAAAGGCTTTCCGGATCTCGCCCTCGCTGTAG